GCGTGTTTCCAAAACGAATCTCTTTGCATCCAATTCCCTTTGCTCAATCATTTGTGCTGCAGTTTCAAAGGGACCTTTGGTATGGAATACCCTCCacaaatgtttttatgttttaatgttaaacttcttctttaatgttatgttgtttttttattagtgtgctgcaaggacatctgaatttcccctgaaaaggggattactaaagtatttattattattattattattattattattattataaatggtacggtggcacagcagtggagttgctgccttacagcgcttacagtgccagagaccggagttcgatcctggctacgggtgcttgcctgtctgtagtttgtacgttttccccgtgaccgcgtgggttttctccgagaactttggtttcctcccacactccaaagacgttcaggtttgtaggttaattggcttggtataaaactataaattgtccctagtgtgtgtagattagtgttcgtgtgcggggatcgatggtcagtgcggactcggtgggcgaaagagcctgtttgcacgctgtatctctaaactaaactaaactaaactaaacctgtcttAATATCACCCTCCACTCTTCTCCCTGGCACTACTACCCTGCTCTCCTTCCCCATCATCACTTCCTATTCCATATATGTCTTCCTTAGAAATTCATAGGACAGTGGTGCAGAATTTCTACCTGTGAAATCTTTTCATTCATTTTCCCAGATATAAGGTATAATAAAATGTCAGTGGCTATGTGCATTGATATAAATATCAGCTTGCTATAGGTTTTTGATTATTTATATTCATTTTGCTTTCTTTCAGAATGGCTCTCCAAAGATGGCAGTGTTGCATTTCAATCATTTGGATGCTTCCTAAAGCTCGTATTTCATTCTTCCCTGCAATCTTATTTATCCTTTTCTCTCTACTCCAAGGTAAGAATCAAAATTGGTGAACCATAACAATTGTCCACCTTAGTCATCCAGTTTCTGTCAAAGCAGCTCAAATGCCAGCTTCAGAACTGTTTTGTTACATTCAACAATGAGATACAACCACTTCCAAATGTCACATATTATAGCCTTCTTTCCAAATTCTCAAAATTTGAGTGTAAATGTTAAAAGTTTGAAGCTGGGATTAACGTCAACCTTGGAAAAGTTACCTCAAATTAAATCAAATTAAATCGATCAATTTTGATTAGTATAGCCGGATAAATGAGCAAGAATCCCACTGTATGCAGGTGGGAAGTGGAGTGGGAATCCCACGGTCTGGCGGTGGGAGTGGAACAGGAATTTTACTGTCTGCTGTGGAAAGTGTAGTAGGAATCCCACTGtcaggtggagggaatggagcagAAATCCCATTGTCTTCTGCTGGTAGTGGAGCAGGAATGGCACAGGAATGGCACAGGAATTCCCCTCTCTGCTGTTGGGAAATGCAGCAGGAATCCTACAATCTGGCAGTGGGTTTAGAATAGGAATTCTACTGTCTGCGGTGGGAGGTGGAGCAGGAATGAAAATAACCTCTTGCGCGGAATTATTTTGCTGCAAGATCCATTGTGGGAGTGAAGCAGGGAGCATATTTCCttgtggtgtggggggtgtgacAGCCATAACCTGCAGCTTTCTGATGTAGCTGGAGCAGGAATCTCCCTTCCTTTCAGTGGGGGTGGAAGTAGTTTCGCTGGTTCTGTTCATTAACTGAGAACCTGACTGCTGCGTGGTGATAATGGGGGTAGAGTTCAGATGCCTTTGGTTGAGGGTGTGGCAGTGACTTTGCAGTTTCTTGTAGGTGGGCAAGACATGCATTGGTGATAGGAAGGAGTATCCGCCACAGGGGTATCTAGAATGCTTACACAATCGGGAACAACATTGCACCATACACTATACCATGGTCGTCGTCGAACCACATTAAAATTATCGTTATTAGGAAACTTAATATTTTTACCCTGAGAATTTGCTCCCCTATTTTGAAACAACTAATCCTCGTGCATTGCATTTCCTCCAGAACAAGTGAATGTTACTCACACACAAGGCCAGGCTCTATGTTACACCAGGTTATTTCAATGGTCTTCGCCTCACACTGCGCCCACCACAAACATTTTGATCAAAGGGTTGGAGGACATACGTCAGTGAGGCAGAGTATGGGTCCTCCCTTTCTCAGAGAAATGGAGCAAAAGCACAGTGTCACTGCCGATAGCCCTTTGTGGGTTGTTGGAGGGAAAAGCAACCATTGGGTTTTCCTGATCTAAGTGTCCCAGGACCCCACTTGTTTCACACAGTTGGGAGTGCTCCGTTGTAATTTGTGACATCATATGTTTTTGATTTAAAAGACTTCAAAATATTTAGAGCATAGCACCGAacagaatgtgtgatgtttcactTCCTCCCGGTTAATTTTGCAATATGAGCAATGTCATACCAAGCATTCGAATGGTACAATTAGGGAGTATTTCAGCGTTTTCATCCACACCCTTTGGGCTGACAGTAAACGATCTATCATTGCTATTGTTTGAGTCAAATTGCCTGAAGCTAGTTGTCATAGTCACAGAGCAAGTGTAACAAACAGAATAGAATAGGAAGATGCTGTAATTGGAATGTGAAAAAAAAAGACTGATGAGgtaaatctgaaatttaaaaaaatggaaatTTCCAGAACCAGCcagtgagtcaggtagcatcaatggagagagagagagaagagttacCCATTAGATGAATAACAACGAAGGGCCAATCTCTGGGTTGTACTCCCTTTACTTAATGAGTTACTGCTTTTCCCGGACTTGACCTTGTAACCTTTTTAACCAGTTTCAGTGGACCTGCTGAGGGAACAGGGTGGACGGGGAGAGTACGGTGGAGAGTGGGGGGTGTAGACCGATAATTTCATCCATGTGAGCTAcattcagtggaggccaatttgggCTAAAGCAATTGACGGAGAACTCCCAACCAGGAAGTAGTATTTTGTATGGGATTTGCAACTAACATTCCAGCAGGAGAGCACACAAATttccttaaacatttcacacccttcctgtaacgTTGAACATGTTTGTGAGAGGTAGAGCAGGTTTGGGAAATCTTTGCTATCCCTCCCCTAATTCCTGTTGCAGTTGTAACACCTACTGTAGCTCAACTGGGATTAATAACTTCCCAACCCAGCATGGTTCTGAACATACTTCTGGACAGAGGTATTATACTGGACAGTAGGTATCACAcatacctacctgatctcctggttgctcaacactttaattccccatcccattcccacactgacctttctgtcctgggcctcctccattgtcagagtgaggcccagtgcaaattggaggaacagcacctcgtatttcgcttgggtaacttgaaccccagtggtatgaacattgacttctctaatttcaagtagcccttgctttccctctctcaccaccccctcccctttcccagttctcctaccagccttactgtctctaactacattttatctctgtaccgcccactcccctgacatcagtgtgaagaagggtctcgacccgaaacatcagccattccttctctccagagacgctgcttgacccgctgagctactccagcattttgttcctatCAGTGGTATTATTCATTGATATCTATAGTTATTCCCAAACGAAGGCAAGGCTTCTTATTGTCAGAGGTAACAGCATCAACAATTAACACTTGTAAGCTAGATCAAAGAGAATGAAATGTTGGTAGGATTTTTACTGCTGAACATTCTGACATACTTCTTTGATCTCCattttaaattgcatttttaTCTTCCAGTTCCTTCAGCTACACCCACTAGCCTTAAAGGTCAAAAGGCAGTTTTCCGACATTCCAACATAACCAATGAATATGGGACCTTGTCACCAGGAACGAAGATCCCTTCTCTTCAGGCCTTTACACTATGCGTTGACATCAGGCTAAAAGAGATGAGTGCCAATGGAGTGGCAGTATTCACCTACAACACAGACAAACAGACTAAACCTTCCTCACTCAAGCATGAACTTAGCATCATGGTGGAAAGTAAACACATAGTCATCTGGTTGTTCCGTAAGAGTATCAGCGTGGAGAAAATCCTTCCCTTACACACATGGCATTCTTTATGTTTAACGTGGAATTCTCAAAGACATACCGCTCGGATCTACGTGAACGGAACATTGGAGGGTGATAAAAAAACGGGTAAGAAAATACTTGGCCAAAACGGGAGCCTGGTGCTTGGGAGGAGGCACAGACGTTTGGCAGATCGGCTGCAGGTGGACCTCGAGATGGCATTTGTTGGAGAATTGTACTTGTTCAGATTATGGGACCATGAAAAATCTAGTCAGTCTATAGCTAATCTGAACTGTGAAGACGGGAACATCATCACCTGGGACAGACAGCAGTGGGCCTTCAACGGAACAATCTTGGAAGATGACACCACATTGGCCTGCTGTAAGTATCGCTGCATCCATTAAATGGGCAGATTAAGGGGTAATCCTTGTAACCTTTCAATAGGCTGAACAAAAGACAACCTGTAGCTTTCAGCGCAAAAATAGTAACTAAGAGGAGGTGAGAGAAATGTTATTACACTTATCTCTGTTGAGTCTACGTCTTAACCCTCATTTAGATGCCATATTTATTCCTTACAGTAATCTTTGACAATAAACAACTGAAACCTTTTAAAATATGAAATGATACCTTTCACTCATGACTGGGCCTGTAAACCAGGCAATCACAGCTTGTTCAAATGGTCCAGAGGTAGACAGATAGCATGCCTTGCCTGGCAGGTAGGTGCTCAGTGGTTATTTAAGCATATTTTTATGGTCTGGCTGTATATTTATAATTTGCATCAAGGATATCTTTCTGTAGTTCAGACATTATGTATGGTGCATAATTGCCTCTTGAAGTAGCCAGTAAAAGGTGTTTGGAAATCTCCTGTGTGGTGACTGTCTGCTGATTATTATGAGAATGAAAGATTTTTATTGGGAAGATATTCAATGGAGAAGAAGCAAGGGTAAGAACATGTAGTTGATTACTAAGCTCTTCATAAAGCTCTCCATGGCCTATGGATGGATCTTTCTCATATCTGTTTCCACTTTATTTCGCTTTCAGTTTTCTTTTTACATATGTCCAGGTGCCATTCATATATACTTAaggtaatctatattactaaaactctgttcttgaccggttttggctttctgtgctgcggtttccgagagtacgccgccacctacggccgtcatttttggccacctcgctcagagaccccctccgccgtgtgtgtgccgaggatttttcccgtcgatgaaaagtgacagagatattaatgtttttacaacattccccattctctctgctgcccctgctggagggagggggatggactataaaaccaggaagtgttgtacctcaatcagtctctgcaagtggtgtgcctcaatcagtctctgcaagtggtgtgcctcaatcagagctttgaatgacactgaactaatgtctacagcactgtgagtacccttaatttggtttgtaaataaaaatatggttagaggt
The Amblyraja radiata isolate CabotCenter1 chromosome 14, sAmbRad1.1.pri, whole genome shotgun sequence DNA segment above includes these coding regions:
- the LOC116980466 gene encoding mucosal pentraxin-like isoform X4, which translates into the protein MALQRWQCCISIIWMLPKARISFFPAILFILFSLLQVPSATPTSLKGQKAVFRHSNITNEYGTLSPGTKIPSLQAFTLCVDIRLKEMSANGVAVFTYNTDKQTKPSSLKHELSIMVESKHIVIWLFRKSISVEKILPLHTWHSLCLTWNSQRHTARIYVNGTLEGDKKTGKKILGQNGSLVLGRRHRRLADRLQVDLEMAFVGELYLFRLWDHEKSSQSIANLNCEDGNIITWDRQQWAFNGTILEDDTTLACCENCFKLRFKHSEYEHHGARISRRLLAVDSTDSMNATVTTNTTTSITTDVESTTTPSENITGNNTDNQTLSMMTVPPNSKGTENVIFKNFEKY
- the LOC116980466 gene encoding adhesion G-protein coupled receptor G4-like isoform X7, which gives rise to MALQRWQCCISIIWMLPKARISFFPAILFILFSLLQVPSATPTSLKGQKAVFRHSNITNEYGTLSPGTKIPSLQAFTLCVDIRLKEMSANGVAVFTYNTDKQTKPSSLKHELSIMVESKHIVIWLFRKSISVEKILPLHTWHSLCLTWNSQRHTARIYVNGTLEGDKKTGKKILGQNGSLVLGRRHRRLADRLQVDLEMAFVGELYLFRLWDHEKSSQSIANLNCEDGNIITWDRQQWAFNGTILEDDTTLACSVDSTDSMNATVTTNTTTSITTDVESTTTPSENITGNNTDNQTLSMMTVPPNSKGTENVIFKNFEKY
- the LOC116980466 gene encoding mucosal pentraxin-like isoform X3 translates to MALQRWQCCISIIWMLPKARISFFPAILFILFSLLQVPSATPTSLKGQKAVFRHSNITNEYGTLSPGTKIPSLQAFTLCVDIRLKEMSANGVAVFTYNTDKQTKPSSLKHELSIMVESKHIVIWLFRKSISVEKILPLHTWHSLCLTWNSQRHTARIYVNGTLEGDKKTGKKILGQNGSLVLGRRHRRLADRLQVDLEMAFVGELYLFRLWDHEKSSQSIANLNCEDGNIITWDRQQWAFNGTILEDDTTLACCENCFKLRFKHSAEYEHHGARISRRLLAVDSTDSMNATVTTNTTTSITTDVESTTTPSENITGNNTDNQTLSMMTVPPNSKGTENVIFKNFEKY
- the LOC116980466 gene encoding mucosal pentraxin-like isoform X6, which encodes MALQRWQCCISIIWMLPKARISFFPAILFILFSLLQVPSATPTSLKGQKAVFRHSNITNEYGTLSPGTKIPSLQAFTLCVDIRLKEMSANGVAVFTYNTDKQTKPSSLKHELSIMVESKHIVIWLFRKSISVEKILPLHTWHSLCLTWNSQRHTARIYVNGTLEGDKKTGKKILGQNGSLVLGRRHRRLADRLQVDLEMAFVGELYLFRLWDHEKSSQSIANLNCEDGNIITWDRQQWAFNGTILEDDTTLACCENCFKLRFKHSAVDSTDSMNATVTTNTTTSITTDVESTTTPSENITGNNTDNQTLSMMTVPPNSKGTENVIFKNFEKY
- the LOC116980466 gene encoding mucosal pentraxin-like isoform X2, yielding MALQRWQCCISIIWMLPKARISFFPAILFILFSLLQVPSATPTSLKGQKAVFRHSNITNEYGTLSPGTKIPSLQAFTLCVDIRLKEMSANGVAVFTYNTDKQTKPSSLKHELSIMVESKHIVIWLFRKSISVEKILPLHTWHSLCLTWNSQRHTARIYVNGTLEGDKKTGKKILGQNGSLVLGRRHRRLADRLQVDLEMAFVGELYLFRLWDHEKSSQSIANLNCEDGNIITWDRQQWAFNGTILEDDTTLACCENCFKLRFKHSEYEHHGARISRRLLAVDSTDSMNATVTTNTTTSITTAGVLSHTTVGSLAPTTISDVESTTTPSENITGNNTDNQTLSMMTVPPNSKGTENVIFKNFEKY
- the LOC116980466 gene encoding mucosal pentraxin-like isoform X1: MALQRWQCCISIIWMLPKARISFFPAILFILFSLLQVPSATPTSLKGQKAVFRHSNITNEYGTLSPGTKIPSLQAFTLCVDIRLKEMSANGVAVFTYNTDKQTKPSSLKHELSIMVESKHIVIWLFRKSISVEKILPLHTWHSLCLTWNSQRHTARIYVNGTLEGDKKTGKKILGQNGSLVLGRRHRRLADRLQVDLEMAFVGELYLFRLWDHEKSSQSIANLNCEDGNIITWDRQQWAFNGTILEDDTTLACCENCFKLRFKHSAEYEHHGARISRRLLAVDSTDSMNATVTTNTTTSITTAGVLSHTTVGSLAPTTISDVESTTTPSENITGNNTDNQTLSMMTVPPNSKGTENVIFKNFEKY
- the LOC116980466 gene encoding mucosal pentraxin-like isoform X5, giving the protein MALQRWQCCISIIWMLPKARISFFPAILFILFSLLQVPSATPTSLKGQKAVFRHSNITNEYGTLSPGTKIPSLQAFTLCVDIRLKEMSANGVAVFTYNTDKQTKPSSLKHELSIMVESKHIVIWLFRKSISVEKILPLHTWHSLCLTWNSQRHTARIYVNGTLEGDKKTGKKILGQNGSLVLGRRHRRLADRLQVDLEMAFVGELYLFRLWDHEKSSQSIANLNCEDGNIITWDRQQWAFNGTILEDDTTLACSVDSTDSMNATVTTNTTTSITTAGVLSHTTVGSLAPTTISDVESTTTPSENITGNNTDNQTLSMMTVPPNSKGTENVIFKNFEKY